From Gimesia panareensis, the proteins below share one genomic window:
- the sthA gene encoding Si-specific NAD(P)(+) transhydrogenase, producing MKFDIVIIGSGPAGQKAAIAASKLGKRVAIIERNFRGMGGVCLHKGTIPSKTMREAILYLTGYRHRDVYSKWYRRKRRVTMQDLRLKLADVAEHELEIIHDQLERNGVDIFIGEAQFVSPHEVAVDGETGRKVLYGDYVLVATGTKPSRPPHIPFDGKTIFDSDEIIDLKQIPRSMIVVGGGVIGIEYAIMFATLGVEVTVLDGRERLLEFCDREIIDALIHHARSLGMVFRMGEEVVGIERFSDSMAAVQTESGKRLVADSVLYTVGRVGDADELNFQAAGLEPDERGRLWCNEDHQTWVPHIYGAGDIVGFPALASVSMEQGRRVICNAFNEPFEAFDLMPYGLFTIPEISMVGKTEQQLTEAHIPYEVGAARYREIARGQISGDRDGMLKILFHRETLKILGIHAIGEAATEIVHIGQTVMSFGGTIEYFRNAVFNYPTMAECYKVAAFDALEKMSLDRLFEESKSSKAASKQMADSSQDTQDETAIEKVLTKNR from the coding sequence ATGAAATTCGACATAGTGATTATCGGAAGCGGTCCTGCCGGTCAGAAGGCAGCGATTGCCGCCTCCAAATTAGGAAAACGGGTTGCCATCATTGAACGCAACTTTCGTGGCATGGGGGGCGTCTGTCTGCATAAAGGGACAATCCCTTCCAAGACGATGCGCGAAGCCATTTTATATTTAACCGGGTATCGGCACCGAGACGTCTACAGCAAATGGTATCGCCGCAAGCGACGTGTCACGATGCAGGATCTGCGGTTGAAACTGGCGGATGTCGCAGAGCACGAACTGGAAATCATTCACGATCAGCTTGAGCGGAACGGCGTAGATATCTTTATCGGAGAGGCCCAGTTTGTCAGCCCGCATGAGGTCGCTGTCGACGGTGAGACCGGGCGGAAGGTTCTCTATGGTGATTATGTTCTGGTCGCGACTGGTACCAAACCCTCCCGTCCGCCACATATTCCCTTTGATGGTAAAACGATTTTTGACTCTGACGAAATTATCGATCTGAAACAGATTCCCCGTTCGATGATCGTCGTTGGCGGCGGTGTGATCGGGATTGAATACGCGATCATGTTCGCCACGCTGGGAGTGGAAGTAACTGTCCTTGACGGACGGGAACGCCTGCTGGAATTCTGTGACCGGGAAATTATCGATGCGCTGATTCACCATGCCCGCTCGCTGGGAATGGTCTTTCGCATGGGCGAAGAAGTGGTTGGCATCGAACGATTTTCCGATTCGATGGCAGCAGTACAGACCGAAAGTGGTAAGCGACTGGTGGCAGATTCGGTATTGTATACCGTCGGACGTGTAGGAGATGCAGACGAATTGAATTTCCAGGCCGCGGGCCTCGAACCGGATGAGCGTGGTCGGCTGTGGTGCAATGAAGACCATCAGACCTGGGTGCCTCACATTTATGGTGCGGGTGACATTGTCGGTTTCCCTGCGCTGGCGAGCGTTTCCATGGAGCAGGGCCGGCGCGTGATTTGTAATGCCTTTAATGAACCGTTTGAAGCATTCGATCTGATGCCTTACGGCCTGTTCACAATCCCGGAAATTTCGATGGTCGGGAAAACAGAACAGCAGTTGACTGAGGCACATATTCCCTACGAAGTGGGAGCGGCCCGCTACCGGGAAATTGCCCGCGGGCAGATCTCAGGCGACCGGGACGGAATGTTGAAAATCCTGTTCCACAGGGAAACTCTTAAAATATTGGGGATCCATGCGATCGGAGAAGCCGCGACGGAAATCGTGCATATCGGGCAGACCGTAATGTCGTTTGGTGGCACCATTGAATATTTCCGGAACGCGGTCTTCAACTATCCGACTATGGCAGAATGTTACAAAGTGGCTGCGTTTGATGCCCTGGAAAAAATGAGTCTGGATCGTCTGTTTGAAGAGTCGAAATCTTCCAAGGCGGCTTCAAAACAGATGGCGGATAGCAGTCAGGATACGCAGGACGAAACTGCAATCGAGAAAGTTCTTACGAAAAACAGGTGA
- a CDS encoding RluA family pseudouridine synthase, with the protein MEPAYETDLIVEDYLDGARIDRFLSRHFRNYSTHRLQRIVQAGFAKVNGIPAEPLQRVFRGQQISILLAEPPDKTYQPEPLPLEMLYEDAWLMIVNKPPAMIAHPAGNIHSGTVANALQHYLDQQTGVRSLLRPGIVHRLDQFTSGILIVAKEHLGHRSLSIQFQQNRVSKAYLAIIRDQPKDDHFENDAAIGEHPTQAGVCMSTHPQAKKAKSAYTRFEVLERFAGYSLVRAFPQTGRLHQIRVHLADLGYPIIADDFYGNDERLETDRQLISRQALHAEQIEFAHPVTGLKMKISAGAPDDFHQALKRLRSA; encoded by the coding sequence ATGGAGCCAGCCTACGAAACCGATCTGATTGTCGAGGATTACCTGGATGGTGCCCGCATCGATCGGTTTCTCAGCCGTCATTTCAGAAATTATTCGACGCATCGTCTGCAACGCATCGTTCAGGCAGGGTTTGCCAAAGTCAATGGCATCCCTGCCGAACCGTTGCAACGCGTCTTTCGCGGGCAGCAGATCAGTATTCTCCTCGCAGAGCCGCCGGATAAAACCTATCAACCCGAGCCTTTGCCGCTGGAGATGCTCTACGAAGACGCGTGGCTGATGATCGTCAACAAACCACCGGCGATGATCGCGCACCCCGCGGGAAATATTCACTCCGGAACCGTCGCGAATGCACTGCAGCACTACCTGGATCAGCAGACCGGCGTCCGCAGCCTGCTCCGCCCGGGCATCGTGCATCGCCTGGATCAGTTCACCAGCGGTATCCTGATCGTCGCCAAGGAGCACCTGGGACACCGCAGCCTCTCAATTCAGTTCCAGCAGAACCGCGTCAGTAAAGCCTACCTGGCAATCATCCGCGATCAACCCAAAGACGACCACTTCGAGAATGACGCCGCCATCGGAGAGCATCCCACCCAGGCCGGCGTCTGTATGTCGACTCACCCACAGGCGAAGAAAGCCAAATCCGCCTATACCCGCTTTGAAGTCCTGGAGCGATTCGCCGGTTACTCTCTGGTCCGTGCTTTTCCGCAAACCGGTCGCCTGCATCAGATTCGCGTGCACCTGGCTGACCTCGGCTATCCCATTATCGCCGACGACTTTTATGGCAATGATGAGCGACTGGAAACGGACCGGCAGTTGATTTCCCGACAGGCACTGCATGCTGAACAGATCGAGTTTGCGCATCCGGTCACAGGATTAAAAATGAAGATCTCCGCGGGAGCGCCTGATGATTTCCACCAGGCGCTCAAGCGGTTACGGAGCGCCTAA